The following are encoded together in the Plasmodium vinckei vinckei genome assembly, chromosome: PVVCY_12 genome:
- a CDS encoding DnaJ protein, putative: MEEKERDIEKCQCYYEILGVEKNATIEDIKKNYKKLILNYHPDKNSNRSEEELKKYTHIFRKIQESYECLIDEKRRNWYDANRNKIIRGREEEEKKEGDEIYSYNNYKVNINIWGYFNNNCFSGYDDNCEKGFYNVYRKLFEDIIKEENEEINKINKINKNNKEKPINAPSFGNSQTCGKSIDEFYEYWSNFSTVKKFDFFNEYLKSYEFENRHTRRNLKKESEKKSAKERKNYNENIRSLVQHLKQYDSRYLNRAVQIVEEKRKKNEEKENKKKQQLLERRLLFEQSKKKWEEEQAAYYDEEDLSDYNHHTREFRFESSYNHYDSSGNEYSKRNSNFKRTDNIDDGEYQNDNNSEHSIKQNIIYRCEVCKKNFKTMKHYNSHEKSKKHITNFLKITKNLDLDDIFGDVGNDEENDNEIKVEKKKKKKKKKKFSYFLF, encoded by the coding sequence ATGGAGGAGAAAGAAAGGGACATTGAAAAATGTCAGTGttattatgaaatattaggagttgaaaaaaatgcaacaattgaagatataaaaaagaattataaaaaattaattttaaattatcatcctgataaaaattcaaatcGATCAGAAGAagagttaaaaaaatatactcatatttttagaaaaatacAAGAATCTTATGAATGTTTAATTGATGAGAAGAGACGAAACTGGTATGATGCCAATcgtaataaaattataagaggaagagaagaagaagaaaaaaaagaaggggatgaaatatattcatataataattataaagttaatataaatatttggggatattttaataataattgttttaGTGGATATGATGATAATTGTGAAAAAGGTTTTTACAACGTTTATAGAAAATTGTTTgaagatataataaaagaagaaaatgaagaaataaataaaataaacaaaataaataaaaacaataaagaGAAACCAATTAATGCTCCAAGTTTTGGAAACTCTCAAACTTGTGGAAAAAGTATTGATGAGTTTTATGAATATTGGAGTAATTTTAGTACTGTTAAAAagtttgatttttttaatgagtATTTAAAATCGTatgaatttgaaaatagACATACACGaagaaatttaaaaaaagaaagtgaaaaaaaaagtgctaaagaaagaaaaaattataatgaaaatataagatCATTAGTACAAcatttaaaacaatatgaCAGTAGATATTTAAATAGGGCTGTCCAAATTGTAGaagaaaaaaggaaaaaaaatgaagaaaaagaaaataaaaaaaaacaacaatTATTAGAAAGaagattattatttgaacaGTCTAAAAAGAAATGGGAAGAAGAACAAGCAGCATATTATGATGAAGAAGATTTATCAGATTATAATCACCATACGAGAGAATTTCGTTTTGAATCTTCTTATAATCATTATGATAGTTCTGGAAATGAATATTCAAAAAGGaattcaaattttaaaagaacTGATAATATAGATGATGGTGAATatcaaaatgataataattcgGAACATagtataaaacaaaatattatttatcgGTGTGAagtatgtaaaaaaaatttcaaaacCATGAAACATTATAATTCTCATGAGAAGtctaaaaaacatataacaaattttttgaaaattacaaaaaatttagatTTGGATGATATATTTGGGGATGTTGGAAATGATGAGGAAAATGATAACGAAATTAAggtggaaaaaaaaaaaaaaaaaaaaaaaaaaaaaaaattctcCTACTTTctcttttaa
- a CDS encoding DNA/RNA-binding protein Alba 3, putative — MTSTEDISQERAENSIQVSMTKKPTFYARIGKRMFTGNEEKNPFDEVIITGLGSATKIAIGAASIMEKEDIGQIIKIQTAYFSSDRINRRIPKITIVLKKHPDFVAN, encoded by the exons ATGACAAGCACTGAAGATATATCACAAGAAAGAGCTGAAAACTCTATCCAA gTTTCCATGACAAAGAAGCCAACCTTCTATGCCAGAATTGGAAAACGAATGTTCACAggaaatgaagaaaaaaatccATTTGATGAAGTTATTATAACAGGTTTAGGCAGTGCCACAAAAATTGCAATTGGCGCAGCATCTATAATGGAAAAGGAAGATATTG gcCAAATCATTAAAATTCAAACAGCTTATTTCAGTTCAGATAGAATTAATAGAAGAATACCAAAAATAACAATTGTTCTTAAAAAACACCCAGACTTTGTTGCTAATTAA
- a CDS encoding CCR4-NOT transcription complex subunit 5, putative: MDENKNEEDINNSIQANEEAKINNNSKLSKSTQMLLEKNSLKLQELIEGSYKNCIIKSDREQYRQYVPRMLWGNPCKYFPATPLLEFQSPELFEKFNLDTLFFIFYYQPGTYQQHLASKELKKKSWKYHKKYTTWFFPYGNTIRISNDKSEKGTYFSFDYETTWSNQLKENFLFENIYLENETPI; the protein is encoded by the exons ATGGAcgaaaacaaaaatgaagaagatataaataattcgaTACAAGCCAATGAAGAAGCAAAGATAAACAACAATAGTAAACTATCTAAGTCCACTCAAATGTTGttggaaaaaaatt CATTAAAATTACAAGAACTAATCGAAGgaagttataaaaattgtataataaaaagtgaTAGAGAACAATATAGACAGTATGTGCCTAGAATGCTATGGGGGAATccatgtaaatattttcctgCAACACCCTTATTGGAATTTCAAAg ccccgaattatttgaaaaatttaatcTGGAtacactattttttatattctacTATCAACCA GGAACTTATCAGCAGCATTTAGCTTCGAAAgagttgaaaaaaaaatcatggAAATATCACAAAAAGTACACAACTTGGTTTTTCCCTTATGGAAATACTATCCGAATTTCAAATGATAAATCAGAGAAAGGAAcctatttttcatttgattATGAAACAA CTTGGTCCAATCAACTgaaagaaaattttttatttgaaaatatatatctcGAAAATGAGACACCCATATAA
- a CDS encoding DnaJ protein, putative: MNNDDYLSDFINNKKKYRYNFLDETDGVKEDNSSSSLDGNKKKKKKKKKKNSEQIEKNKEVRSFEKPDLIKTFEDKDVGKCKDDTTKDNSKNLKCQICNQGFDSRNKLFEHIKAEGHMANKVIVPPSKAKKKNKKK; encoded by the coding sequence atgaataatGATGATTATTTATCTGACTTtatcaataataaaaaaaaatatagatataattttttggatGAAACAGATGGTGTAAAAGAGGATAATTCTTCAAGCAGTTTGGAtggtaataaaaaaaaaaaaaagaaaaaaaaaaaaaaaaattctgaACAAATCGAGAAGAATAAAGAAGTCAGAAGTTTTGAAAAACCGGACCTAATCAAAACTTTTGAAGATAAGGATGTTGGAAAATGTAAGGATGATACAACAAAGGATAAttctaaaaatttaaaatgtcAAATATGCAACCAAGGTTTTGATTcaagaaataaattatttgagCATATAAAAGCGGAGGGTCATATGGCTAATAAAGTTATTGTGCCACCCTctaaagcaaaaaaaaaaaataaaaaaaaataa
- a CDS encoding peptidase, putative yields the protein MVNFNNFINKCICVFFSNIPKTFYGKEKIKLYREIIDNAKNSKIINFPIDKDSVNFFYISNEINKLLNIKNKIINDNIQKKIIVEKCFNLYYLLATHTKLKKETFYKKRILECIEENISKYIYNNKDQKLDEKNIPYSIRIRNNKSVGNLFNELKEDCSKYLKKINNIKVRHLIIDKNEIKIDDGWKKSHEYTFNKNKLKIPISKYNYEYILNGLEESESRKKVLDLLNSPYKNLNLNSDVINILKKRYDLANKLGYKNWGHYSISQFTMEKNNYENIEKFLNIIKEKIEKDYDKIIYDILKISNFSKFNNKNNKKNYWENNTHKLAIYDWSFYYNKIMNKSDEYLINSYFPQNVVLKNFMEIISRIYNFFYEEIKDGEIKKKWPKDSIIYKIERYQTNVKKGNTQNYNDKNMSNNSFLGYIYIIPYMDISFKDYFRVPSMSSLPNTCLISPGHVLIDYKFIRTVPIKNKLFSSSEILTLFHEFGHAYHLLLLSNNLSLSNLFNIPLDYAEFFSHINEHIANNYDIISSMSNKIDNNLKISENLFKTIKFDCSRYANIYSQSIIDYVIHNLNPHLFFSNTTNSSENKIENEEDNLCNFYEIIEKYFPYKFCSSYSVHSTSFPYHFSSCYSGAVLSYLFAETRVLLNVSTDQINLKKNNTLTSFQKKFYDIILNDFKTDNYPSVINSLINSKKNGKIFK from the exons atggtgaattttaataattttataaataaatgtatttgTGTATTCTTTTCAAATATTCCCAAGACTTTTTATgggaaagaaaaaatcaaattataTAGGGAAATTATAGATAATGCCAAAAACtctaaaataattaattttccTATAGACAAAGATTcagttaattttttctatatttcaaatgaaattaataagcttcttaatataaaaaataaaataattaatgataatattcaaaaaaaaataattgttgaaaaatgttttaatcTATATTATCTATTAGCTACACacacaaaattaaaaaaggaaacattttataaaaaaagaatattgGAATGtattgaagaaaatatttctaaatatatatataataataaggaTCAGAAActtgatgaaaaaaatattccatATAGTATACGcataagaaataataaatcgGTGGGGAACTTATTTAATGAACTGAAAGAAGATTGctcaaaatatttgaaaaaaattaacaacaTTAAAGTTag GCATTTAATAATAGACAAGaacgaaataaaaatagacgACGGATGGAAGAAAAGCCATGAGTAcacttttaataaaaataaattgaaaattCCAATCAGTAAGtataattatgaatatattttaaatgggCTTGAAGAATCTGAGTCTCGAAAAAAAGTACTAGACTTACTTAACAGtccatataaaaatttaaatttaaatagtgatgtaataaatatactaaaaaaaagatatgaTTTAGCTAATAAATTGGGGTATAAAAATTGGGGACATTATTCTATATCACAATTTacaatggaaaaaaataattatgaaaatatagaaaagtTTCTTAACATAATTAAAGAAAAGATCGAAAAAgattatgataaaataatttatgatatattaaaaataagcaaTTTTAGTAAAtttaacaataaaaataataaaaaaaattattgggAAAATAATACACACAAACTAGCCATTTATGATTGgagtttttattataataaaattatgaacaagTCAGATGaatatttgataaataGCTATTTTCCACAAAAtgttgttttaaaaaattttatggaaattatttcaagaatatataattttttttatgaagaaattaaagatggagaaataaaaaaaaaatggccAAAAGatagtataatatataaaatagaaCGTTACCAAACTAATGTGAAAAAAGGGAAtacacaaaattataacgataaaaatatgtctaataattcatttttaggatatatatatataattccaTATATGGACATAAGTTTTAAAGACTATTTTAGGGTCCCTTCAATGAGTTCTTTACCAAATACATGTTTAATAAGTCCAGGACATGTATTGATagattataaatttattagaaCAGTAcctattaaaaataaattatttagttCATCTGAAATTTTAACATTATTTCATGAATTTGGTCATGcatatcatttattattgttgtcaaataatttgagtttatcaaatttatttaatattccCTTAGATTATGCTGAATTTTTTTCGCATATAAATGAGCATATAgctaataattatgatataaTTAGTAGTATGtctaataaaattgataataatttaaaaataagtgaaaatctatttaaaacaattaaatTTGATTGTTCAAGATAtgctaatatatattcacaaTCTATTATAGATTATGTTATACATAACCTTAATCcacatttgtttttttcaaacaCAACTAATAGTTCTGAAAATAAGATAGAGAATGAAGAAGATAATCTAtgcaatttttatgaaataattgaaaaatatttcccttataaattttgttcCTCTTATTCAGTACATTCTACTAGTTTTCCATATCATTTTTCAAGTTGTTATTCTGGGGCTGTTTTaagttatttatttgcaGAGACACGAGTTCTTTTAAATGTTTCAACAGatcaaattaatttaaaaaaaaataatacccTAACTTCTTTTCAGAAAAAGTTTTATGATATAATTCTTAACGACTTTAAAACAGACAATTATCCTTCTGTTATAAATAGTTTAATAAATTCGAagaaaaatggaaaaatttttaagtaG